The DNA region CCGCACCGACAATCCTCGGACTTCAGTGACTTCTCCGTCCGTCGCCGACCGAGCGAGGAGCGACAATGGCTCGGTGCGGGCATCCGCAGCTCCCCGGGGCCAGAGCCAGGGGACGGCCCGCCGCGCTCCGCAGCTGCGCGCTGACCCCGCCGCCCGCCCGTCAGCAAACGCGGGCACCAACCGTCGCGCGGCCCGGCCGTTGGGCGGGTGGTAATTTCTGGGAACGGGGCGGGGTCCGCGGTGTACAAGGCCGGGCGTTTGCAGGCtagcgggaggaggaggaggaggagcgggCCGCGCGGAGGGGCGCGGGCAGGGAGGGGCGTGGCTCCACGAGCGTCACCGGCCGGGGAGGcaccgggggcggggccggcggcgCGCTCCGGCCAGCCCGCGCCCCGGCCTTCCACTTAGTCCAGGCTTCGGAGTGGAGATGCTGGAGACCCGGGCTAGGAGTTTCCACAACCTCCAGCCCTCAGTGACTGTCAGGCTGCCAGAGGGCAGGGCCGTCCCTGCAGGAGAAAGGCGGGAGTCCAGAGCTTTGGGGATGGGGTGACCGCCCGGGCCCGCGGGGGCCCTCAGAGAGGGGGCAAGGGCGTGTGAGTGCGGTCCGGGCCGGCGGCCGCTGCAGGTGCACGCGCGGCCCCGCTGCCCCCCACGCGCCGGCCCGCGTTTGGGAGCAGTCCCGGGCCGGGGTCGGAGTCGGGAACAGGCTGGCGAAGGCGCCGAGCAGGAAGCGGGACGAGTGGCGAGAGTCTTTACCTGAGAAGGCGGGCTTGGGAGAAGTTGGGGGGCTACAGGGCGGGCGAGACTCGAGACGGCCACGGAAGAACGTTGGGCGGGCTGGTGCGGGCCCAGGGCGGCGGGGCCCCGCGCGGTATAAATAGCCGGCCGGGGTTTGACAGGCGCGGCGGTGACTGGCGGTGCcgccgctccccccaccccccgcccgccgccgccgcgtggggaggggaggagcgcTCGGagcgggcggggtgggggaggcggaCTCGAGTGTCCTGGTGGCGGCGGCAGGAGGCCGAGGGGGAGGAGCCGAGGCGGGGGGTGGAAGGCGGGGGCCACCATTGCTCCCCGCGCCGCGCTCAGTGTCGCCGCCGTCGCCTCGGCGGTTGGGGGGTCGGTGGGGCGGCGCGGGCGGGGGGGCTCTGCGCGGGGCGGCGCGCCGCTGTTTTGTCTCCTCCTCTCCCAGTGGAGCGGCTCGGGCAGCCGGGGAGGCCCCGGCTCCCTCCGGacgccgcggcggcggcggcggctagTCCGCGGCCCTGCCGGGAGGGAAAGCGACGCGGCGGTCTTCCCGGGCGACGCGGAGAGCAGGTAAGAGCG from Cervus canadensis isolate Bull #8, Minnesota chromosome 1, ASM1932006v1, whole genome shotgun sequence includes:
- the LOC122438908 gene encoding vegetative cell wall protein gp1-like; the protein is MCIAALLVRAKRFLSEPSLPTPAGTGGKWQRGAGVERENKRMTEYNLPCQLAAEGRKGKRRLGGPTAEETAPQPSTPPHAAAASRVPPRARRPAPAPAAASRLSRPSQDASRPVSPPQPPENPPQTPEQTTQAPGGGAEGGGGTRDGKPFSPHPPRSLPPTSLGGPRSYLLSASPGKTAASLSLPAGPRTSRRRRRGVRREPGPPRLPEPLHWERRRQNSGAPPRAEPPRPRRPTDPPTAEATAATLSAARGAMVAPAFHPPPRLLPLGLLPPPPGHSSPPPPPRPLRALLPSPRGGGGRGVGGAAAPPVTAAPVKPRPAIYTARGPAALGPHQPAQRSSVAVSSLARPVAPQLLPSPPSQVKTLATRPASCSAPSPACSRLRPRPGTAPKRGPARGGQRGRACTCSGRRPGPHSHALAPSLRAPAGPGGHPIPKALDSRLSPAGTALPSGSLTVTEGWRLWKLLARVSSISTPKPGLSGRPGRGLAGARRRPRPRCLPGR